AGAGCGACCCAGCTTACAAGTAATATATTAATGTATGTGTAGTTTAATGATATGCCAGAGGCAAGGCTTGCACCAACATAACTTGCAACCAACACATTAACCAAACTTATGGGGAGACCTAGAAAGGAGAATATAGAAAATATTATCGCAGTAATTACCAATGTTACAATGAAGACTGGTACGGAAGATGATCCTGCAAGACCATCAAGGGTGCCGCCCATCTTCCACCCTTCCAGCAATGTTCCCAACATAAAGCCTAAGCCTGTTAATACGATGCCTTTCTTGTAGGAAAACCCTGAGGCCACAAGACTTCCCGTCGAAAGCCCTGAGTTGTTGATACCGAATACGAAGGAGGTATATATTGCAACCGGTATAAGCAATATTGAGCTCAAGAGTATCCCTTTGCCAGCATTATTAGCACGATATCGCTGGCATCTTCTGCATTGTCTGCTATATTATCTGTTAGATCAATGAACTCCTTCAACTGCAAAACTGTTAATGCGTCATACTCCTCTGCCTTACTATACAATTCCTGAAATAATCTGTTTTTAAGAACATCTGCCTGTTCTTCAAGATGTTCAACAACCCTTACCTTTTGTATAACATCATCTCTCTTCATGTTCAGATTCTCCAGCACAGAAAGCAAGGATCGTGCTGTGTGCACACTTTTCTTCACATAATTCATTGCGTTATCATTGAGAAATTTGGCCAGTATATGCTCTGGTACCTTCCTCCACATCAACGCTCTCGACGCTTCCTTTGCACTGTCAGCAATGCTATCCACCATCTCCATGAGCTGTAGTATATCCTCACGCATGTAGCCGAAGAATGAGCCCTTGCATATCTGCGTGACGTTTTCCCTGTGTATATTGTCGGCATCAGTTTCGTATCTGTCAACTGCATTCTCAAACTTCCTTGCTTTCTCAAAATCGAGAATGCGTAAGGCATCTACCATGCCCTCGAAATTATCTACCGAAAGTATTACAAGCCTCATATGTTCTAGCAGAAGGTCCTGCATGCTTCTTTTCTTGTGCTTGGAGAATAGCATGTTTGCATATGCCAAATTCTGTATAATAAATGAACCTTTCTTCATAACGTTTAATACATCTTTATGAAAAAACAATCTCATGCTCCCCGATAGATGCTCTATAAAGCACAAGAATGGTGAGTGCCCAAACCCTCCTTCATATGTGGTATCAATAACACATTCCTCTGGGGAATATATGGTAGGTGTTGTATGTGAGGAACACAAGAGCAATATGGAGAAGCGGTTAACCATATTGCAAAACAGTGGTGAACTGATGCAACGAATGATCAAGTTTGATTCTTTGAAGGCCGTTGTTACCGAGTGTGTAACGAACTACCCTGAAAAGTGGGAGCACGAACAGAAATAATGATATTAAAATGCTAGTCGTTATATGAGGATTTCAAATTAACATATAGGTACGTATCACGGAACTTTTGATGCTTACCAGCAATAGTATTGTTATTATCACTGGTTCTTAAAATCGCCCATCCCTCGTTCGCTTGCACGTGAATGTGTTAACTTATTTGATTATATGTGGTTACATACCATAGTGTATTTAAAATATAGAAACTAATGAAAACCATGCTCGCAGAACTGTTAAGAGATATTCTTAATGAAGATAATGTGTTGATATCAGTAAGCACTGGAGGTGCTGTAATAGAAATGCGTGATAATAAAAATCTTTTATGCAAGGTTAGTGACAAATGGATAACGATTGGGGATAATGATGGGCCAAGCCACATGCATATAAACAAAAGCGAAGTTAAGAAAGTGATGTTTGTGAAAGAAGTAAAGGAAAATGGAACTAGTTATAGTATAAGGCTTACGAATGTAAGAGATGAAATATTAGTTGCTGCGTTCTTTACCAAGATGTATGACGAAAATGCTAAACCGGTAAAAGAACGGATAGAACGCTACGAAAACATTTTTAGAAAATATGGTTCAAGGGAAATGATCCCCTTGCCTTAGTACTTGGGGGTTAACGGCAAAGATTGGCTTCTCTCCATTCAATACATTGAGTAAATTTCTTGCAGCCACTTCCGCCATTCGCTCCCTTGTCTCTTTACTGGCGCTGGCTATATGGGGAGATAGGACAACATTGTTCATCCTCAGTAACTGACTATTCTTTGCTATGGGTTCTTTTTCAAATACATCCAAGCCGGCGCCCGCGATCCATTTATTCTTTAATGCCTTCACAAGTGCCCCTTCATCAATTATTGCGCCTCTTGCAGTATTTATTAAATATGCAGTAGGTTTCATGAGTTTCAACTTCTCTTCGTTTATCAGGTGCCAAGTATCCTTACTCAATGGTAGGTGTATGCTAACAAAATCGCTTTCTCTCAAAAGATCGCCCAAGGATCGGTATTCAACTAGTAGTTTACTTTCATTTTCAAATGACAATCTTTTCCTGTTATGATACAGTATTTTCATAGAAAATCCCTTGGCACGTTTTGCAACGGCGGAGCCTATCCTGCCCAACCCAATTATCCCCAATATTTTTCCATGCACATCACGTCCAAACATAAAGTCATACCGCCAGCCCTGTTTCCATCCCCCCTTTCTCACTAACGCATCAGCTTCAGCGATCCTTCTGGCAACCGCGAGCATCAAGGCAAAAGCCAGATCTGCTGTAGTTTCTGTCAAAACCTCAGGAGTATATGTTACGAATACACCGTGCTTTGTTGCAGCATCAATATCTATATGATCATAGCCAACGCTATAGGAACTTATCACCTTAAGTTTCTTAGCAACGCTAATAATTTCACTATCTATGATATCTGACAGAGAGCAGAGCAAAGCATCCTTATCCTTGATGTTCTTAATGACCTCCTTTTTACTTGGAAGGGTTTCACTCTTGTGTATTACAAGGTTGCAGGACTTGGAAAGGATCTCAATAGCTTTTGGTATATTTCTTGTCAGGTATACTCTGGGCTTTTGCATATTAACAAACTAACATAGGACCTTTTTTAGTTTGGCGTTATCCATTGCTGAATTTAATTCTAATGCGGGGGGTGCGATATATAGTTTGAGTTCGGTGCGGTGGAAAAAATTACATGTTAAGATGGAAGATAGAGAACTTCCATAAGGATGCAAAGCAGCACCTCGGCTTGGGAAAGGTACAGGTCAGGAATGTAGAGGGTATCAGGAGGCACTGGTATGTTGTATTCTTGGCTCATTCCCTATTGAGGCTTGGTGTAAGCGAGTCATCCTTTGGAAGAACTCTGATACGGAGCATAGGCAGAAGAGCGAAGAGTGTATGTCTGCACCTGCTGGAAGATTTCATTTCCTGGATTGTGAGTATGGGAAATCAAAACAGGCTGCATGAAATCACGGAGGTGTTTTTATACCGTTAAACTTCAGCAACAAATTGAAAATTCATCTAAAAATTCATCTAACACAGCAGTCAGTCAAATCCCTACGGGTTAAAGTTTACTACGAAGCTTTTGATCTTATATGCTAGAGGAATAGGTTCTTTAGAATACCAAACAAAAATCTTAACTTTGTGCATCTCTGGTTTTTCGAGAAACCATGGCTCTGAACTCACCTCTTCTGTAGATAAAGCCGCGAGCTTTCCACTCGTTACAGATAAGAAAACCGTTATTTCTGCAGAATCTTGTATGAGAACTATCTGTCTATAATCTTGCGTAATATTTAGGTTGTTAACCAAAACAGAATGTATTGTTGAATTTTGTCCCAATTGCGCAAAATTACTGCGAAGCCCTAACGAATCAACTAGAGATGCATGTTTTATGGTTATCGGTTCCTGTACTAACGCATCTACCAAGGGGATCATAACACCTAAAATAATGATCCCTACCAGTACAAGTATAACATATTTGTACATTGATAAAACAATAATATCAGTAATCATATCTACCTTTCTAAAAATAAAGAGACGGCTTTAACTACCACAATGTTGCATCATTAGGTACGCCGTTAGTATTGAATGCGTTATAGAACCAATCTACGATACCTGTAGAGGAAGTTTTATCTGTATATTTGAATTGTTGTCCTCCTACTTTGTCAGGTACGCTAGCACCAGTCTGCCAAGTTATATATGCATATTGTCCTTGCACCGCTTTTGCTGACATATTGCTCAGATATTTGTTCGTTCCACTAACTGAATCATAAAATCCTGCATCATACTGTCTTATTTTCCAGCCTGCTGGGTAAGCATCTTGTCCATAGCTTTCTACTCCAAATTGGAAGAATCTCACGTTGTAACCATTATACGTTGTACTACCAACCATGAAATAGGAGCTAGGATCATTGTAGTCGGTCTTATTGTAGGTGAAACCGTATATTGTTGTGCTTCCGCTCGTGTATCTTACCTCGAATGCGAATTGAACCTGACTTTTAGCATTTTGCCAATCTGCTCTTTGCTTTATGTAATCTATGGACGTATGTGAACCTACGTTTGTCGGGGTAACCCACCATTTCAAAGTACCTCCTTTCCATACCTCAGGATCTGCCATAACTTTGCCTTGCAAACTTGAAGAAGCGCAAACAGGGCTTGCACTTCCATACATGAAACTCTTTGCTTGATATATCCATCCAGTTCTATCGATGCCAGTTCCTCCTGCAGCGCTTAACTCATCTTGGATCAAGCAGTTTAGTTGGAACTGATCAGTCCACTTGTAGTGTGTGAACATCCAAATTTTATCA
This Nitrososphaerales archaeon DNA region includes the following protein-coding sequences:
- a CDS encoding D-glycerate dehydrogenase, which produces MQKPRVYLTRNIPKAIEILSKSCNLVIHKSETLPSKKEVIKNIKDKDALLCSLSDIIDSEIISVAKKLKVISSYSVGYDHIDIDAATKHGVFVTYTPEVLTETTADLAFALMLAVARRIAEADALVRKGGWKQGWRYDFMFGRDVHGKILGIIGLGRIGSAVAKRAKGFSMKILYHNRKRLSFENESKLLVEYRSLGDLLRESDFVSIHLPLSKDTWHLINEEKLKLMKPTAYLINTARGAIIDEGALVKALKNKWIAGAGLDVFEKEPIAKNSQLLRMNNVVLSPHIASASKETRERMAEVAARNLLNVLNGEKPIFAVNPQVLRQGDHFP
- a CDS encoding DUF47 family protein, yielding MLFSKHKKRSMQDLLLEHMRLVILSVDNFEGMVDALRILDFEKARKFENAVDRYETDADNIHRENVTQICKGSFFGYMREDILQLMEMVDSIADSAKEASRALMWRKVPEHILAKFLNDNAMNYVKKSVHTARSLLSVLENLNMKRDDVIQKVRVVEHLEEQADVLKNRLFQELYSKAEEYDALTVLQLKEFIDLTDNIADNAEDASDIVLIMLAKGYS